The Flavobacterium marginilacus genome window below encodes:
- a CDS encoding vWA domain-containing protein, which produces MNRKHFILVSFLLLLLTNCKKAESTEEIAVDAVVMSEAPAEEFLETPAAETNDESYAEVEENPFESPKTAPLSTFSIDVDNASYTNIRRFINNGQKVPADAVRVEEMVNFFKYSYPQPKDSNPFSINTEYSTCPWNENHKLLKIGLQGKNIPMTNLPTSNLVFLIDVSGSMDEENKLPLLKESMRILVKELRAKDKVSIVVYAGSAGVVLPPTSGDEKKVIMDAFDELHAGGSTAGGEGIELAYKLAEENFIKEGNNRVIIATDGDFNVGSSTDKDMEDLIVEKRKSGVFLTVLGFGMGNYKDSKMEILADKGNGNYAYIDNMQEASRFLGKEFKGSMFAIAKDVKIQIEFNPKHVQAYRLIGYENRKLKAEDFKNDAIDAGELGSGHTVTALYEIIPTGVKSNFIPDELKYTKNKTAAVNYDDELATVKFRYKKPDGEKSIEMIQTITNSSIGLRNASSDFKFSTAVAWFGLKLKESKLITNTSIEEIKNLAKSGLSNDEDGYKAEFIRLADSAK; this is translated from the coding sequence ATGAACAGAAAACATTTTATTTTAGTATCATTTTTACTGCTATTATTAACCAATTGTAAAAAAGCAGAAAGTACAGAAGAGATTGCTGTCGATGCAGTCGTTATGAGTGAAGCACCAGCCGAAGAATTTTTAGAAACACCTGCTGCCGAAACGAACGATGAAAGCTATGCAGAAGTAGAAGAAAACCCTTTTGAATCTCCAAAAACAGCTCCTCTTTCCACTTTTTCGATAGACGTCGATAATGCCTCTTACACCAACATTCGAAGATTTATAAATAATGGGCAAAAAGTTCCAGCAGATGCGGTCCGCGTAGAAGAAATGGTGAACTTTTTTAAATACAGCTATCCTCAGCCTAAAGACAGTAATCCTTTCTCCATCAATACGGAATACAGCACCTGTCCATGGAATGAAAATCATAAATTATTAAAAATAGGTTTACAAGGAAAAAATATCCCAATGACGAATTTACCAACATCTAATTTGGTATTTCTTATTGATGTTTCTGGATCAATGGATGAAGAAAATAAGCTGCCGCTGCTAAAAGAATCAATGCGGATTTTAGTCAAAGAATTAAGAGCCAAAGACAAGGTTTCTATTGTGGTTTATGCTGGTTCTGCCGGAGTTGTTTTGCCTCCAACATCGGGTGATGAAAAAAAAGTTATTATGGATGCATTTGACGAATTACATGCCGGCGGAAGCACTGCCGGCGGCGAAGGAATTGAATTAGCATATAAACTGGCAGAAGAAAACTTTATAAAAGAAGGAAATAATCGAGTGATAATTGCAACTGACGGGGATTTCAATGTTGGAAGTTCTACGGATAAAGACATGGAAGATTTAATTGTAGAAAAACGAAAATCAGGAGTTTTCTTAACCGTTTTAGGATTTGGAATGGGCAATTATAAAGATAGTAAAATGGAAATTTTGGCGGATAAAGGAAATGGAAATTACGCCTATATTGATAACATGCAAGAAGCCAGCCGTTTTCTAGGCAAAGAATTCAAAGGTTCTATGTTTGCTATTGCAAAAGATGTAAAAATTCAAATAGAATTCAATCCAAAGCATGTGCAGGCGTATCGACTGATTGGTTATGAAAATCGAAAACTGAAAGCTGAAGATTTTAAAAATGATGCAATTGATGCTGGTGAATTAGGGAGCGGGCATACGGTTACGGCCTTATACGAAATAATTCCAACAGGCGTTAAAAGTAATTTTATCCCTGATGAATTAAAATATACGAAAAATAAAACGGCAGCAGTAAACTATGATGATGAACTGGCAACCGTAAAATTTAGATATAAAAAACCCGATGGAGAAAAAAGCATAGAAATGATTCAAACCATTACTAATTCATCAATTGGATTAAGAAATGCCTCTTCGGATTTTAAATTCAGCACTGCTGTAGCTTGGTTTGGTCTAAAGTTAAAAGAATCAAAGCTAATTACAAACACCTCTATTGAAGAAATAAAAAACCTAGCTAAATCAGGCTTATCTAATGATGAAGACGGATATAAAGCCGAATTCATAAGACTTGCTGATAGTGCTAAATAA
- a CDS encoding pirin family protein: protein MATTVLHKADTRGHADHGWLNAYHSFSFASWYNPDRVQFGALRVLNDDTIDGGMGFGTHPHDNMEIITIPLEGDLAHKDSMGNAETIKTGDVQVMSAGTGIQHSEFNPNADQRTKLFQIWLFPKIRNVEPRYQQITLDTAEQKNNFAQILSPNPDDAGVWIYQDAWFHLADFEAGFEKQYELKKEGNGLYAFVISGNITIDGQELETRDGLGITDFKTLNIKASTDAKFLLMEIPMRY, encoded by the coding sequence ATGGCAACTACAGTTTTACACAAAGCAGATACAAGAGGACACGCAGATCACGGATGGTTAAACGCTTACCACAGCTTTAGTTTTGCAAGCTGGTACAATCCAGATAGAGTACAATTTGGAGCGTTACGCGTTTTAAACGATGACACTATCGATGGCGGAATGGGTTTTGGAACACATCCTCACGACAATATGGAAATTATTACTATACCGCTTGAAGGAGATTTAGCTCACAAAGACAGTATGGGAAATGCTGAAACTATCAAAACCGGCGATGTACAGGTAATGAGTGCAGGAACTGGAATTCAGCACAGTGAATTCAATCCAAATGCTGACCAAAGAACAAAACTTTTCCAAATCTGGTTATTCCCAAAAATAAGAAATGTGGAACCTCGTTACCAGCAGATCACTTTGGACACTGCTGAGCAAAAAAACAATTTTGCCCAAATATTATCTCCAAATCCTGATGATGCAGGAGTCTGGATTTATCAGGATGCCTGGTTTCATTTGGCTGATTTTGAAGCTGGATTTGAAAAACAATATGAATTAAAAAAAGAAGGAAACGGTCTTTATGCTTTTGTAATCTCCGGAAACATAACTATTGACGGTCAGGAATTGGAAACCCGTGATGGTTTAGGTATAACCGATTTCAAAACATTGAACATCAAAGCCAGCACTGACGCAAAATTTTTATTAATGGAAATTCCAATGAGATATTAA
- a CDS encoding GNAT family N-acetyltransferase, with protein sequence MNEEVQLEINDKNGFFHIDINGKAEAKMTFVFAGPDKIIIDHTEVNEGNNGKGYGKKMVAKAVEFAREKNIKIIPLCPFAKKVFDKTPEFRDVL encoded by the coding sequence ATGAACGAAGAAGTACAATTAGAGATAAACGACAAAAACGGTTTTTTCCACATCGATATTAATGGCAAAGCCGAAGCCAAAATGACTTTTGTTTTTGCAGGTCCAGATAAAATCATTATTGACCATACCGAAGTAAACGAAGGCAATAACGGAAAAGGCTATGGCAAAAAAATGGTAGCCAAAGCAGTTGAATTTGCAAGAGAAAAAAACATCAAAATTATTCCGCTTTGTCCTTTTGCAAAAAAAGTATTTGATAAAACTCCCGAATTTAGAGACGTTTTATAA
- a CDS encoding OsmC family protein, which translates to MENLLENNITGNIGTQKYLCTIAWRNGKLLMDEPKNVGGNDLGPDPFSTLLASLAGCTLSTLRMYIDRKGWDIPEINISLNISQENDSELTTAISRSISFPSTVDEDTKNRLLIIAEKCPISKILKNKILINTSI; encoded by the coding sequence ATGGAAAATCTATTAGAAAATAATATCACAGGAAATATTGGTACTCAAAAATATTTGTGCACTATTGCTTGGCGCAATGGCAAATTACTAATGGACGAACCTAAAAATGTTGGTGGAAATGATTTAGGACCAGATCCATTTTCGACATTATTAGCTTCCTTGGCAGGCTGTACACTTTCAACTTTGAGAATGTATATTGATAGAAAGGGCTGGGATATTCCAGAGATAAATATTTCCCTAAATATCTCTCAGGAAAATGATTCGGAATTAACAACAGCCATTAGTCGTTCAATCAGTTTTCCAAGTACTGTTGACGAAGATACCAAAAACAGATTGTTAATTATTGCCGAAAAATGTCCAATTTCTAAAATCTTAAAAAATAAGATACTAATCAACACATCTATTTAG
- a CDS encoding (4Fe-4S)-binding protein, with product MDPKDIKKEYSNGEVTIVWQSGKCIHSAMCVKNNPDVFHPKEKPWILPENSTTEKIIETINKCPSGALSFYMNKK from the coding sequence ATGGATCCAAAAGACATCAAAAAAGAATACAGCAATGGAGAAGTAACCATTGTTTGGCAATCCGGAAAATGCATACATTCTGCGATGTGTGTTAAGAACAATCCCGATGTTTTTCATCCAAAAGAGAAACCGTGGATTTTGCCAGAAAACTCAACTACTGAAAAAATTATCGAAACTATCAATAAATGTCCATCGGGAGCGTTGAGTTTTTATATGAATAAGAAGTAA
- a CDS encoding sugar O-acetyltransferase, with protein sequence MTEKEKMLLGEIYFANDKQLTEERARAKRLLHKLNVTEYLMNGKSRAILRELMPNSHKRLYIEPPFHCDYGYNIHSGENVYFNVNCVVLDTMKVTIGNNVFFAPGVHVYTATHPLNAIERRTVESSKPVSIGDDCWIGGNSVICPGVTIGNGCVIGAGSVVTKDIPENSLAVGNPAKVIRKLNEE encoded by the coding sequence ATGACTGAAAAGGAAAAAATGCTTTTGGGCGAAATCTATTTTGCCAATGATAAACAACTTACCGAAGAACGTGCAAGAGCCAAAAGACTATTGCACAAATTGAACGTTACCGAATATTTGATGAATGGAAAATCACGGGCAATTCTTCGGGAACTGATGCCAAATTCTCATAAACGATTGTATATAGAACCGCCGTTTCATTGTGATTATGGGTATAATATTCATTCGGGGGAGAATGTCTATTTTAATGTCAACTGCGTGGTTTTGGACACTATGAAAGTGACTATTGGCAACAATGTTTTCTTTGCGCCAGGCGTGCATGTTTACACAGCAACACATCCGCTCAATGCCATTGAAAGAAGAACTGTCGAAAGTTCAAAACCTGTTTCTATTGGCGATGACTGCTGGATAGGAGGGAATTCGGTGATTTGTCCGGGAGTTACAATTGGTAACGGCTGTGTAATCGGTGCGGGATCTGTGGTAACAAAGGATATTCCCGAAAATTCTTTGGCAGTTGGGAATCCCGCCAAAGTGATTCGGAAATTAAATGAGGAATAA
- a CDS encoding pirin family protein produces MSNIGLIIEERSADIGNFLVGRLLPFREKRAVGPFVFLDHMGPALLKDYQNLDVPPHPHIGLSTLTYLFEGAILHRDSVGTEMEITPGAVNWMTAGKGVVHSERTPEYLRTTDKSLHGLQIWVALPKEKENIEPSFVHVEAKDIPEWQQDNVTIKLIAGEAFGKKSPVPVYSPLYLIEIKSTSKATLNTGKDLFGESALYILEGEIINEGNNYGSKQILVAKESSLCQFEMSENSTVYIFGGEPFPEEHFIYWNFVHSDKAVIEKAKQDWIDQKFPKVPNETEFVPLPQPRVR; encoded by the coding sequence ATGTCAAACATTGGATTAATTATAGAAGAACGCTCGGCCGATATTGGGAACTTTCTTGTAGGCAGACTGCTGCCTTTTCGTGAAAAAAGGGCAGTGGGACCTTTTGTGTTTTTGGATCACATGGGACCGGCACTACTTAAAGATTATCAAAATTTAGATGTTCCTCCGCATCCGCATATCGGACTTTCGACTCTTACTTATTTGTTCGAAGGAGCCATACTGCATAGGGACAGCGTGGGAACTGAAATGGAAATTACTCCGGGCGCTGTCAATTGGATGACAGCGGGAAAAGGAGTAGTGCATTCGGAACGTACACCCGAATATTTGAGAACTACCGATAAAAGTCTTCATGGACTGCAGATTTGGGTTGCACTGCCAAAGGAAAAAGAAAACATCGAACCCTCATTTGTACATGTAGAAGCCAAAGATATTCCTGAATGGCAGCAGGATAATGTTACAATAAAACTGATTGCCGGAGAAGCTTTTGGAAAAAAATCACCTGTCCCAGTTTACAGTCCGCTGTATCTGATCGAAATTAAAAGTACATCCAAAGCTACTCTGAATACAGGAAAAGATCTTTTTGGAGAAAGCGCTTTGTATATTCTGGAAGGCGAAATTATAAATGAGGGAAATAACTATGGTTCAAAACAAATTTTGGTTGCAAAGGAAAGCAGTCTCTGCCAGTTCGAAATGAGTGAGAACAGTACCGTTTATATTTTTGGAGGAGAACCATTTCCCGAAGAACATTTCATCTATTGGAATTTTGTTCATTCTGATAAAGCCGTAATTGAAAAAGCAAAGCAGGACTGGATCGATCAAAAGTTCCCAAAAGTTCCCAATGAAACAGAGTTTGTTCCCCTGCCGCAGCCCAGAGTGAGATAG
- a CDS encoding DUF2126 domain-containing protein, which yields MSIKIAISHKTIYKFDRSVKLFPHVFRLRPAVHSRTAIEGYTFKISPENHFINWQQDPFGNYQARIVFPDKIKELKVEVEVIAKLQVINPFDYFIEEYAQKFPFKYDTLLEQELIPYLKLSEESPIFLKFIEGIKVNDSLEINDFLVYLNQVVYKTLTYNLRMEAGVQTPEQTLRLKSGSCRDFAWLLIHILRHFGLAARFVSGYIVQLAPDIKSLDGPSGPENDFTDLHAWAEVYLPGAGWIGLDPTSGLFAGEGHIPLCCTPHYLSAAPVTGATEKCDVSFDFENKVTRIHEDPRVTKPYSDRQWEEIMTVGHAVEKDLIEGDVRLTMGGEPTFISIDDFEGAEWNTAADGPLKRKLAYDLALRLKQRFAFGGLLHFGQGKWYPGELFPRWQYGLFWRKDGFPLWKNDALVAKEGETQFTFHDAEKFAVELTKFLGIDTINILPAYEDPIYWALEEGKLPVNLDPLKVNLKDSIERHNLAKVLEKGLNNPSGFVLPIRKNYTQDNWESCAWEFRRGNCFLIPGNSPIGLRLPLDSLPKTSKNKRETVVDRSLFEDLPALGDYSEKVKKRYGTISKIFEAVKKVSAKKETKKEEDPTIFEVDTFITAMCVEERDGMLYIFLPPTDYLEDYIDLITSIENTAEKLQMPVRIEGYQPKTDYRVEKMMVTPDPGVIEVNVHPAKSWQEIVDNTTALYEEAFLSRLGTDKFMVDGRHTGTGGGNHVTLGAERPEDSPLLRRPDLLQSLITYWQHHPVLSYLFAGPFIGPTSQAPRIDEGRDERLYEMEIAFEQIPKDREVPFWMVDRIFRNLLTDITGNTHRTEFCIDKLYSPDSSTGRLGILELRAFDMPPHKHMNLVQNLLVRALVAKFWKNPYEKKLIRWGTELHDKFLLPHFAYLDMIDVVNDLKDAGYNFDISWFDPFFEFRYPHHGTVTIDNVQLEIRLGIEPWHVLGEELSSTGTARFVDSSLERLQVKVSGIVPDRHILLCKGCRIPLRSTGTKGEYVAGIRYKSWNPPSALHPNIGIDVPLVFDLADTWNNKIIGGCTYFVTHPGGRSFESFPINSFEAESRKISRFWDFGHTPSTALEEIEKEKEMISNSTSASRFLIESKSDLRLDTPIELINPEYPYTLDLRHYWKAKE from the coding sequence ATGTCCATAAAAATAGCCATTTCCCACAAAACAATATATAAATTTGACCGAAGCGTTAAATTATTCCCACATGTTTTCAGACTTCGTCCTGCAGTACATTCAAGAACTGCAATAGAAGGATATACGTTTAAAATCAGTCCAGAGAATCATTTCATTAATTGGCAGCAGGATCCTTTTGGAAACTATCAGGCCAGAATTGTTTTTCCCGATAAAATCAAAGAATTAAAAGTCGAGGTCGAAGTAATTGCAAAACTTCAAGTCATTAACCCTTTTGATTACTTTATAGAAGAATATGCTCAGAAGTTTCCATTTAAATACGACACTCTTCTCGAACAGGAATTGATCCCTTACTTAAAACTAAGTGAAGAAAGTCCGATATTCTTAAAATTCATTGAAGGCATAAAAGTAAATGATTCTTTAGAAATAAATGATTTTTTAGTTTACCTCAACCAAGTGGTTTATAAAACACTGACATACAATCTGAGGATGGAAGCTGGCGTACAGACACCTGAGCAAACATTAAGATTGAAAAGCGGTTCCTGCAGAGATTTTGCCTGGCTGTTAATTCATATTCTGAGACACTTTGGTTTAGCTGCACGTTTTGTTTCCGGTTACATTGTACAGTTAGCACCAGACATAAAATCTCTTGACGGCCCTTCCGGACCCGAAAATGATTTTACTGATTTACATGCTTGGGCAGAAGTATATCTGCCGGGTGCAGGCTGGATTGGACTTGATCCTACTTCCGGTCTTTTTGCAGGTGAAGGACATATTCCGTTGTGCTGTACTCCTCATTATTTAAGCGCGGCGCCTGTAACTGGTGCTACCGAAAAATGTGACGTAAGTTTTGATTTTGAAAACAAAGTAACGCGAATTCATGAAGATCCACGGGTAACCAAACCGTATTCTGACAGACAATGGGAAGAAATCATGACGGTAGGACATGCAGTCGAAAAAGACTTGATTGAAGGTGATGTCCGCCTGACAATGGGCGGTGAACCAACCTTTATTTCTATTGACGATTTTGAGGGAGCCGAATGGAACACAGCCGCAGACGGCCCGCTGAAACGAAAACTGGCTTACGATTTAGCACTACGATTAAAACAGCGGTTTGCTTTCGGAGGCTTGCTGCATTTTGGACAGGGAAAATGGTATCCCGGAGAATTGTTTCCCCGCTGGCAATATGGATTATTCTGGAGAAAAGACGGATTTCCTCTGTGGAAAAACGATGCTTTGGTAGCTAAAGAAGGTGAAACTCAATTTACTTTTCACGATGCTGAGAAATTTGCTGTCGAATTGACCAAATTTTTAGGAATTGATACTATAAATATATTACCCGCCTATGAAGACCCAATCTACTGGGCTCTTGAAGAAGGTAAGCTTCCAGTGAATTTAGATCCATTGAAAGTAAATCTAAAGGATTCTATTGAACGTCATAATCTTGCCAAAGTTTTAGAAAAAGGTTTAAACAATCCGTCAGGTTTTGTTTTGCCAATACGGAAAAATTATACTCAGGACAATTGGGAAAGCTGTGCTTGGGAATTCAGGAGAGGAAATTGTTTTTTGATTCCCGGAAATTCTCCCATCGGTTTGCGGTTACCTTTAGATTCACTTCCAAAAACTTCCAAAAATAAGAGAGAAACGGTTGTTGACAGAAGTTTATTTGAAGATTTACCCGCTCTAGGAGACTATTCTGAAAAAGTAAAAAAACGCTACGGAACGATTTCAAAAATTTTTGAAGCAGTCAAAAAAGTGTCAGCCAAAAAAGAGACTAAAAAAGAAGAAGATCCTACAATATTTGAAGTGGACACTTTCATTACAGCAATGTGCGTTGAAGAACGCGATGGGATGCTGTACATTTTTCTGCCGCCAACTGATTATTTAGAAGACTATATCGACTTAATAACTTCAATCGAAAATACTGCCGAAAAATTACAGATGCCTGTACGAATCGAAGGTTATCAGCCAAAAACGGATTACAGAGTGGAGAAAATGATGGTTACTCCAGACCCCGGCGTAATAGAAGTAAATGTACATCCGGCCAAATCCTGGCAGGAAATTGTAGATAATACAACGGCATTATATGAAGAAGCCTTTCTGTCCCGTTTAGGCACAGATAAATTCATGGTTGATGGCCGTCATACTGGAACCGGAGGAGGAAATCACGTAACCTTAGGAGCCGAAAGACCTGAAGACAGCCCTTTGCTGCGAAGACCTGATTTACTGCAGAGTTTAATTACCTACTGGCAGCATCATCCTGTTTTGAGCTACCTTTTTGCCGGGCCATTCATAGGACCAACAAGTCAGGCACCGCGTATTGACGAAGGCCGTGATGAGCGTCTTTATGAAATGGAAATTGCATTTGAACAAATACCAAAAGACAGAGAAGTTCCTTTCTGGATGGTGGACAGGATTTTTAGAAACCTGCTGACTGATATCACTGGAAATACACACCGTACGGAATTCTGCATCGATAAATTATATTCTCCCGATTCGTCAACAGGGCGTTTGGGAATATTAGAATTAAGGGCTTTTGATATGCCTCCGCACAAGCACATGAATTTGGTTCAGAATTTATTAGTCCGTGCCTTGGTTGCCAAATTCTGGAAAAACCCATATGAGAAAAAATTAATTCGTTGGGGAACGGAACTGCACGACAAGTTTTTGTTACCGCATTTCGCCTATCTGGATATGATTGATGTAGTAAACGATTTAAAAGACGCGGGATATAATTTTGATATTTCATGGTTTGATCCTTTCTTCGAATTTAGATATCCGCATCACGGTACTGTGACAATTGACAATGTCCAATTGGAAATTAGATTAGGAATAGAGCCTTGGCACGTACTTGGCGAAGAACTGTCCAGCACCGGAACCGCCCGATTTGTCGATTCCTCGCTGGAGCGTCTACAGGTAAAAGTTTCCGGAATTGTTCCCGACCGTCATATTTTATTATGCAAAGGATGCCGAATCCCATTAAGAAGCACCGGAACCAAAGGTGAATATGTTGCAGGAATCCGTTATAAATCATGGAATCCGCCATCGGCACTGCATCCTAATATCGGAATTGATGTACCGCTTGTTTTTGACTTAGCCGATACTTGGAACAATAAAATAATTGGCGGCTGTACCTATTTTGTAACGCATCCCGGCGGAAGAAGTTTTGAGAGTTTCCCTATCAATAGTTTTGAAGCTGAATCAAGAAAAATAAGCCGTTTTTGGGATTTTGGACATACACCTTCAACAGCACTTGAAGAAATCGAAAAAGAAAAAGAAATGATTTCAAACAGTACTTCGGCATCTCGTTTTTTAATAGAATCAAAATCTGATCTGCGGCTTGACACTCCTATAGAGCTTATTAATCCCGAATATCCTTACACTTTAGATTTAAGGCATTACTGGAAAGCAAAAGAATAA